The DNA sequence GTACCGCAGTGGAGTCGGCCTGGGGTGACGAGCAGTCGGCTTTTAAGTGTAACACCCAGCAGCCTGGTTGTGAAAACGTCTGCTACGACAAATCGTTCCCCATCTCCCATGTTCGCTTCTGGGTGCTGCAGATCATCTTTGTATCAACGCCCACGCTGCTCTACCTGGCTCACGTTTTCTATCTGCACAGGAAGGAACAGAAACTCAacagaaaggaggaggagcttaaAGCCGTTCAGAATGATGGGGGTGATGTTGACATCCCGCTTAGGCaaattgagttaaaaaaaatgaagtacgGCATTGAGGAGCACGGAAAAGTGAAGATGAAGGGAGGCCTCCTCAGAACTTACATTGTGAGCATCTTCTTCAAGTCTCTGTTTGAGGTGGGCTTCCTGTTGATCCAGTGGTACATCTACGGCTTCAGTCTGAACGCCGTCTACACTTGCGAGAGGGACCCGTGTCCTCACAGGGTGGACTGTTTCCTGTCGCGGCCCACAGAGAAGAccgtcttcatcatcttcatgcTGGTGGTCTCTCTGGTCTCTCTGATGCTCAACGTCATCGAGCTTTTCTACGTCTTATTCAAGAGGATCAAAGACCGCGTAAAgggaaagcagcagcagcagcaggccggGCTTTTCCCCGGGGGAGGAGGAACTTTGAGCCCCACCCCCAAAGAGCTGTCCACCACAAAGTACGCTTACTACAACGGCTGTTCATCCCCAACCGCCCCCATCTCACCCATGTCCCCTCCAGGCTACAAGCTCGCCACAGGGGAGCGTGGAACCGGCTCCTGCCGGAATTACAATAAGCAAGCCAATGAGCAGAACTGGGCCAACTACTCTACGGAGCAGAACCGGCTGGGTCAAACTGGTGCGGGAAGTACCATTTCAAACTCCCACGCACAAGCCTTTGACTTTCCTGATGACACCCATGAGCACAAGAAACTCACATCATCAGCGGGACACGAACTGCAGCCCCTGGCGCTGATGGACCCCAGGCCGTGCAGCCGGGCTAGCAGCAGGATGAGCAGCAGAGCCCGACCCGATGACCTGGATGTCTAACGGGCCCTGGCGACCTTACCGTTCTGCCTGGCCGACAGGATGTGAGGCTGCAGGCGGACAATCAGGCAACACTTGATCAGAAAGGGTCATGAAGAAGGTGGGACTAACCTCAATCACTGTCCTCACGATAGAGACTGTGTGTCAGTCAGAGACATTAAAGCTTCAGTGTAACACTTTCAAAAGGTACAACTCGCAACTATTTTGTCTGTACTGTAACTTTGTAGTTCCATTAGTCcagctttaaaaaacacagcagCCATAGGGCTGGTTCAGAACACGGAAAGCCGGTTCATCCTTTACCCATAAGTTTTCAAAATCTTTAGACCACCGCCGTGGAGCTACAGCCGGCGAGGGGCAACAGAGAAGGAACAACAAACAAGGTGGAGGGCATACAAGAGGCAGGGCCATCTGCTCGGATTTAGGAACCTGAGCAGAGCCGCCTCCTATTGACACACGTCTCTTTGGTATTTGTAGCCTGCACTATTTAGTGAAAACACTGTACTTGGTGGGCGGTGCATCAGACAGCTTTTGTTAACCAGAGAAACACATTGATAAGTCTTGTAGAGTAGGACCCCCCTCTGtcacagaattgattttaaaactcAGCCCTGATGGAGTTGGTCCTCAAATGCTCTGAGATCTTTGAAACCAGCCTCGTTCAACACTCTAGGTTTTGGTTTGTCAGGGTTTGTTCGTATTCTGGCCCCCTTGATGACTTTGCTGCCTTCTTAACCTTTAACTCCAAACTAACCTGCCGACTAACGGGGGTTTATCTAGTTCTTAGTAAAGCTTATAGTGTTTATTGTTTGAACATGCAGTAGACCCACAAACAAGCCCTGAACAACCAGGACCTGTGGTGATATTCCAGGGTTGTACGTCCAGATAATGGATTCTGATCCTTTACTGGTTCTACCGTTGCTACAGACAGAAGTCACCATTTAGTCCTCTCTAGGACCTGATTGTAAACAACTTTTTGAAACGTTCTGAGCAGCGGTTTCCCTAACCAACCATGACCTTCAGGGAGGCACAAACCTTTGGTTGCAGTAGAAAACTGCAGTTTCAATGAACAGGTGCCAAATATAGTTGGGATACAGGACTGTAGTCCATGCGATACCCCTCTTGAGTTCTAACTGagaattttgtcaaaaaaactgGAGTCGTGGTTTGGTGAAGTTTTTCTATGCTCTTCGTTGAGTACTTGTCTTAAACAGGTCTTCATCTCATGTGGAAGATCAGGATTATTGCCCTGAATCTgccatataaaaaaaacaatcgtcTTCCACCCAACCCCCTTTCGTATTAATTGAACACCAAACCAAACCGTTTGCCTTACAATCGCAGCCGACTATACAGTGGATTCCTGAGAGACTTTGAATCTGTGTGATGACGTGCTTTTGTTTCACGACTTTCTTGTTCCGTGCGTCACCGTCACCTAGCGCTCGGATCAAGCTCGGATTGAGCTCGTCTCTTGAGGCGAACAGGAACTCTGAATGTTGAGTATTGTAGGGTTTGTTTAACCGCTGCTGCCTGACACATAGAGACGTAGTACTGTAACTGTAACTAGCTGTCCAGATGAAATGTGAGTTTGTAGACTAATTTTTAGTGGTGTGTGTTAACGTCTGCCCTGGTAGCTCCACAGCTGTCCCTCCCCTCCCGTCCTCATCTTGACCTGTTCATCATGTTGTCGGTACTCATGTTTTGGATGTTTGCACTGAGATCTTGGTGTTAGAAGATGTTTTCTGAAGCACGAGTTTTCTTACAGACATGTTACTAATTTATTGTACAACACAAAAGTCAGCCACACACGATGTCAATCACCTGGTTTCACAGGGAGCTGTGGCGCACACCAGTGACAGAACCGGACCAGTGGTCTGTCGCGCGGTGCTGACCCACGAGGATCCACTGTTGTACAGTGAAAGTGCCTGATAATAAAAGACAGAGTCGCTCTTTGTATCTGTGAAATGCTTCTCTAACcaataaagttttctttcttaaatCCTGACTGTGTCACCtttttttgaacaaaacaatagtttgattttttctctccaaaaatTTGGATTCACAGACGAGACCAGATGTTTCCTGATCACTAGGTatcttgtttgtgtttcaaaGCTAACAGTTCTTTTGGAAGTTGACATTAAGGAGTAAGACAAATGAACTATTCTGGTGGGGTGAGATGTTTTGGGTTGTTGGTTTAAATTCCTGCTAGGCTATTTCTGTTTGGGTGCTTGTTGGAGGTCTAGCTGTCTGGATCAGGCTCCTCTTCCTTGTATCCTCCTCATCCTGTAAAATCCCATCCAACAGCTCGATGCCCGGAAGTGCTGTAACTGGAGTAAAGCACTGAACCACAGAGTCCCGCTTGGCTGCTTCAGCTCTGACAGAGCATCCAGGCTGGAGGTCTCATCACTGCAGAGCTTTGGGCTGCCACATTCCTCCCAGGCCACCTGCTGTTACTGACCGCTGTGCCGAGAACACCGTTTGCCTAAAATCAGCCTGTAATGTGGAGCCGCCACATGTTGGGTAACAAGTTGTTCCTGATGAAGTTTTATTGTTTGACAACAGAAACTCAGCATGCAGTGGGTTATTCTGCACAATGAGGTGTGTCAAATTCTGCACATCGTTGTAGATGATGGTCTACGAAGATCTGACGAAGCTTCCAAGTCAAAAGCTTGCGTGAAAGCTTCCAGTTTACTGTTTAAGAGCTCTTAATTGAAGGACGTGCAGAGCTGAGGCCTGAAGACCACATGTGGCTTACAGTGAGGGGGCGGAGCCACagtggtggggtgggggttggaGGGGTTCAGCCTCATTAATGAGTGAAGACCTTCCAGCAGACTGAGCAACTACAGAGCTGGCTCTCTCATCACATCAGTATCCAGCAGCCCTGATCGGACACACAAAGGCACATCTCCAAAGTCCTGCCTTCAGTTAGTTTTCTCTGTCTTCTAGACTCCGTTCATCTGCTCTTTTAATGATcaacttgttgtttttagccaaaatcaaataatctgtgtcgttttctaggacatagtttctgcagtagttcattaggaatccacctctgagttgtgggtggaaccaCTGGTGCAGATCAACCTTGCCCCTCTTTCTCATCGCTGAGAGCTCTCTCTTTACcctacaagtggatacatcagaatggagcggagcagggattTCCGTGCCCCACCCAGTCTATTTTCTATGTAATTAATACAATATTTTatcgtctgctcctgagtcagatttaaataaacgtcagaaatgcaattttaaacttaattttccttCCATACTTCTTCTATTATCGGAAAAATggcacaggaacatgttaaaaacaccaaaaacaaaattttcatcagagtgggtctttaaaggtttGACTGCTGCTCAAAGAAAAGGGTTTCCATATTTCGTCTTCTGCGGTTCCTGTAAGTCGAGCACATTAAAGGTGCACTCCCACAGCTGCTGGCTCGCACCAATAAAGTTTTGCAGTGGGAGGAAGGCGGGCGTCAGTAGGTTAGATGAGTTCATTTTCACCATCTGCAGAGCGGACATCAGAACAGTCAAACATCTGGTCAGCAGAGCATCTGGACATGAGAACGTTTCATCTGCTTTGTGCAGCGTTAAGATAGGTTTAACAAATGTAGTAATGTGAAAGATGACCGACAGAAATGTTACGTCAGGGTGTGAAAAGCAAGTGGACCCCAGAAATTTACACAGGTCAGGATTAATGCAACTGAATTTAATGAGAATCTTTTAGAAGAACCCAAAAAGGTGAAATCTCCTTAGGAAAAGTAATTCTGAGGAAAGATGTTTAATGTATTCAAGTGTCTCGGCTTGGAACCTTTACTGGGGGTATCACAACAAATGACAGTCAGGACAGAAACACCCTAAAAGTACATAAGAGGAAAAATAGAACAGTTATGGGGCAGGAGTAAATCCCTGGTTATGAATGCAGTGTGATCAGAATCCAGAACCCAAAACAACACgggaaacaaacagagctctaGCGAAGGAGAAGATTCTCTGGCAGAGATCTGCTCCGTGAAGTCTACTTATATAGACAGCGAGAGGTCGATCACCCGAAGAGCCTGCTGGAGCAGGATCACAACCTGGTAGTTCCCTGGTAATGAAAGAAAAGCACCCAGAGGTCACTAAAAGAACTTGAaactgacaacaacaaaaaaacaacaacaaaaaagaaactttagctTCCAATCCAAACCACATCTGAACTGTTTTTCAGTAGaatcatttgaaaaaacaaactcatgaaACAGCTTGTACAAAAGTGATGCTTCCTTTATAATCATATTTGAGAAAAATCACTGCAACCAAGTGTTTTCTATAACTGTTAGTGAGAATTCTACACCTGTCAGCAGGTGCTGTAATTCAACGTTCCAGAGCAaaaatggatccatttgtctccAGTTTTGATGGTTCCCTCCACAGATGACGTGTTTCTcttccttccacagatgttaaaCAGGTGTTGGATCAAGGCTGATAGAGAACAGTTCAAGGTTTATTTTCAACCATTCTTGGACGCTTTAAGCTTTTTGAGTTTTAGATCATTTTCCCGTTGGAAGATCCAAAAATTTTGACTAAAACCAAACTTTCTGACTTCAGTGTTCTTTGATCATACTGAGATGTCATTAAACTTGCAGAGATTCAAGGCTTTTTGTGTCAGATGCAGAaaagcagaaccagaacttcGTCCATGTTTAGCCGAAACATCTTTGTTTCTAAATAATAAGCTGGTGTTGTTACCTGACAACCCATTAAACAGACACACTGACTGATTTGATGTTCAAAGGCACCAACAGAATGCAGACTAGCTTTTCAGTCATGGAAAAACccgtttttaaaatttattt is a window from the Oryzias latipes chromosome 24, ASM223467v1 genome containing:
- the LOC101170140 gene encoding gap junction alpha-1 protein; protein product: MGDWSALGRLLDKVQAYSTAGGKVWLSVLFIFRILVLGTAVESAWGDEQSAFKCNTQQPGCENVCYDKSFPISHVRFWVLQIIFVSTPTLLYLAHVFYLHRKEQKLNRKEEELKAVQNDGGDVDIPLRQIELKKMKYGIEEHGKVKMKGGLLRTYIVSIFFKSLFEVGFLLIQWYIYGFSLNAVYTCERDPCPHRVDCFLSRPTEKTVFIIFMLVVSLVSLMLNVIELFYVLFKRIKDRVKGKQQQQQAGLFPGGGGTLSPTPKELSTTKYAYYNGCSSPTAPISPMSPPGYKLATGERGTGSCRNYNKQANEQNWANYSTEQNRLGQTGAGSTISNSHAQAFDFPDDTHEHKKLTSSAGHELQPLALMDPRPCSRASSRMSSRARPDDLDV